In Aedes albopictus strain Foshan chromosome 3, AalbF5, whole genome shotgun sequence, the genomic window tggcATCTTATCCCACTTGACCCTACATAAATTTTCTTTTATCGCTGCGCCAACACTCATTCACCGAGTTTCATCTGTGCGTAAATCAAATTACGGAAATGGGGATAAAATGGGATTGAAAAACCGTTCAAGTGGAAGTCCTCACCACATGTTACATCTTCTGATACCGATAGCGCGCACAGTGCACTGCAAAATGTCGTCCGAATCAAACGCACTTTCAGTGGAAGCTCTGGACCAGGAATTTGAGAGCATTGTTCAGGCTATTGGAAGTATGGAACTTTCGGATTGTGAAATCTACAAAGTGTTTGCTCCTTTGAGGTGGCATCTATTTCGACGGAAATGGGTGAAACGACTCAAGCTGGTGGCAGTTGTGGTTGTCGTCGCGTTGGCCGTGTACCACATTCCGTTTCTAAATTGGAATGCCTCTGCTGTTGGAAGGCTCGCGATGATAAAGGTGTTGCCATATTGGGACTGGAGACCACTTTATAAGGAACGATGTCTTCTTAAAGATTTCCCCGGTGTTGTGCAGAAGCAAAGTGTGACTCAACGGCCATTTGCACTTCCCTTGGATGACTGTGCAGTATGCGAAAGCATTGGTGAGCCTTTGAGTGATGTGATATCTTGATAGATACAGTTCATGTTTCAATTTATTATAATTGTATATTATAGATTTCATACCGAAACGTAAAGCAGTTACTTACGACTATTTGAATGAACATCACTTGTTGAGAAGTTTACCTGTTATCATTTCCGATTCGCATGATACGTGGAACAAAACTGCTTGGGAAAACTTGACCGGTTTCATTGAATCAATTGAGCCTTTGCTGTTGGCCAGACCTTGTAATGTgcaaaccaatttgatatttggcaTTTATTCTTCTAAAACATCTGAAAACACAATGGCTGATCTTTACGACATGCTTCTGAATGTTCGCAAAAACGAGTCGTGGTTCCTGCACTTCCGGAATTGTGAGCTGAAAACGGTCAAACGAACACGCCTGCTGTTTGAGAAGCCCTATTTTTACCCAGCCCACTTGGAGATGCCGTACACAACCTGGATCTTGATGTCCAACAGTTATCGAACAACAGCATCGAAGGAGTTGAATTTGGATGGGCTTATTGTACTAAGGCAGCTTAAAGGAGTAATTCGTGTTACCCTGAAGGCTAAAGCAAAGTGCGACCAAGTTTGTAGCGACCTTGTGGCGGATGTCGGCGAAGGACAGTCATTGATTTATTCTACCAAACTGTGGATGACGGAATATCTGCCAACAAATTCAAGCGATACATCGATAAGCTTCGTTACGGAGACCTACGAAAGGTGAGTTGACAATACTCATAACGAAGAAAATATACATCATGTCCtcaacaatattcaaaaaaaaaattgaattatttgtctGAGAAACCACATCTGCCCGTTAGTATGGGACAAAAatcatatgggaccaaaatggaatccGAAAAGTAAACTGGAACGAGATTTTTGTTAATCCAATAGAATTTCGTAGGGTTGTTTCCTACATTAGCTACcgcttaaagcctgtatccgcaataatcgggacacagaaatacagctgtaactctgcaatagatacattaaaattgcccaATTTcgacctaataacatcttaagatgtgctcATTTCACCGACAAAATTTCATGTgcatcggtgcagtactttttgttgtagcaatgaagatattgtagaatgtgcgccattgagttctgtacagcccctagttttgcttgccagctctgcaacttttgaatttggcaaaggaaatggctgaaattttgaacacaaacctctcaatctgaaTTCGTTgcgtaggcaaaatttcaaaaaaaaatgatgcactatcaacaattttatagtcaaaacatgtattgggactgaacgtgattttagcccctcagacagcaattaatcagcaccctttattgtttcgattgtactattgaaagttctGTACCAATAAtcttcaaattttgcaggcataatatacacataatcaactaccttctgtgaaaatttcatggaaattggtagagaaattcaaaagttatgattaagcaaacatcgcacatgaaaaacacgaaaaatattcactaacactcacccctttcaacaccagtagctttcaaaccgattgatcaaagttgatgaaattttgcaagaaaatgtCTACTTGTAATGTGATACTTACAActactaacaaaatttcataagtatcatcacagaactttgaactgtagcgtggaagaaccatctactatgcgaataaaaattggtcatgattgtacaaaatgcttaaaaacacgtctgattgtttttcatccacagttaaaagtaatgcatcgattttcatgaaattttgcacacataataaacatgcACCAAAGAGTTGTCAgttaattatttggcc contains:
- the LOC109403282 gene encoding uncharacterized protein LOC109403282, translated to MRLIIIENDESLKNGILSHLTLHKFSFIAAPTLIHRVSSVRKSNYGNGDKMGLKNRSSGSPHHMLHLLIPIARTVHCKMSSESNALSVEALDQEFESIVQAIGSMELSDCEIYKVFAPLRWHLFRRKWVKRLKLVAVVVVVALAVYHIPFLNWNASAVGRLAMIKVLPYWDWRPLYKERCLLKDFPGVVQKQSVTQRPFALPLDDCAVCESIDFIPKRKAVTYDYLNEHHLLRSLPVIISDSHDTWNKTAWENLTGFIESIEPLLLARPCNVQTNLIFGIYSSKTSENTMADLYDMLLNVRKNESWFLHFRNCELKTVKRTRLLFEKPYFYPAHLEMPYTTWILMSNSYRTTASKELNLDGLIVLRQLKGVIRVTLKAKAKCDQVCSDLVADVGEGQSLIYSTKLWMTEYLPTNSSDTSISFVTETYER